From Nicotiana tabacum cultivar K326 chromosome 20, ASM71507v2, whole genome shotgun sequence, one genomic window encodes:
- the LOC107819502 gene encoding F-box/FBD/LRR-repeat protein At1g13570-like, with product MCPICSKIYQSDTSKESIDDEDRISNLPGNVIDCILGKMPLRDAVRTSILSKKWRFYYLAIPQLVFDDQFCKEVNDFVAKKNHGIFSMFELNYQFNEIVTKYLMLHPRRIETFQVCFPRYLTSTMVPDGGSAVIDVNKWILYLSGRNINKLTLIYAGVLNYRHKLPSYFFSCLDLTFLKLQNFVILPPPKFKGFLNLYQLKLIRVDFANNCFESFLSGCPVLERLSLRRCSGVRHFNISGSKLKRLHIKAFDNFESISLENAPNLTEVTVTLERLVIGLEGGKLISDLVKLVGSLPKLKILCLKWKVSAAPI from the exons ATGTGTCCAATCTGTAGCAAAATATATCAATCAGACACAAGTAAGGAATCAATTGATGATGAGGATAGAATCAGTAACTTGCCCGGGAATGTAATAGATTGCATTCTAGGGAAAATGCCTTTACGCGATGCAGTAAGAACGAGTATTCTTTCAAAGAAGTGGAGATTTTACTACTTAGCCATTCCGCAATTAGTGTTTGATGACCAGTTCTGCAAAGAAGTTAACGACTTTGTCGCCAAGAAGAATCATGGTATATTCTCCATGTTTGAGCTCAATTACCAATTTAACGAAATTGTCACCAAGTATCTTATGCTTCATCCTCGTCGCATAGAGACTTTTCAAGTGTGCTTTCCTAGATATTTAACATCAACGATGGTTCCTGATGGCGGTTCAGCTGTGATTGATGTGAACAAATGGATACTATATTTATCTGGGAGAAACATCAATAAATTAACCTTAATATACGCTGGTGTTTTGAACTATCGTCATAAATTACCTTCTTATTTCTTCTCTTGTCTAGACTTGACATTCTTGAAGCTCCAGAATTTTGTCATATTGCCTCCACCAAAGTTTAAAGGCTTCCTAAATCTCTACCAATTAAAACTTATTCGGGTTGACTTTGCAAACAActgttttgaaagttttctttCTGGCTGCCCCGTTCTTGAAAGGCTAAGCTTGCGTCGTTGCTCTGGAGTTCGTCACTTTAATATCAGCGGTTCTAAACTCAAGAGGTTGCACATCAAGGCATTTGATAATTTCGAATCAATCTCCTTAGAAAACGCCCCTAACTTGACTGAAGTTACTGTTACACTAGAGAGACTTGTAATTGGACTTGAAGGCGGCAAGCTTATCTCTGATTTGGTGAAGCTTGTGGGTAGCTTGCCAAAACTCAAAATACTTTGTCTAAAATGGAAAGTTTCTGCAG CTCCTATCTGA